Genomic segment of Yoonia sp. R2331:
TAAGACGACGTTGACCCTGCACGCCATCGCGGAAGAGCAGAAAAAGGGCGGCGTTTGCGCCTTTGTCGATGCTGAACATGCGCTGGACCCGACTTATGCAAAAAAGTTGGGTGTGAACCTTGATGAGTTGCTGATTTCGCAGCCCGACACTGGTGAACAAGCGCTTGAGATTGTGGATACGCTGGTGCGGTCTGGCGCCGTCAACATGGTCATCGTCGATTCGGTTGCGGCCCTAACACCAAAGTCAGAGCTTGAGGGCGACATGGGCGACAGCAGTGTCGGTGTGCATGCCCGCCTGATGAGCCAGGCAATGCGCAAGCTGACCGGTTCCATCAACCGGTCTGGCTGCATGGTGATCTTCATCAACCAGATCAGGATGAAGATTGGCGTGATGTTTGGCAGCCCCGAAACTACGACCGGTGGTAACGCGCTGAAATTCTACGCCTCTGTCCGTCTGGACATCCGCCGTATTGGCGCGATCAAGGACCGGGACGAGGTTGTCGGCAACGCGACCCGTGTGAAAGTTGTCAAAAACAAGGTCGCACCGCCGTTCAAACAGGTGGAATTCGACATCATGTATGGCGAAGGCATCTCTAAGAATGGCGAGCTTTTGGACCTGGGCGTCAAAGCCGGTGTGGTCGAAAAGTCCGGCGCGTGGTTCAGCTATGGTGATGAGCGGATCGGGCAGGGGCGTGAAAACTCCAAACTGTTCCTGCGGGAAAACCCGTCAGTGGCGCTTGAG
This window contains:
- the recA gene encoding recombinase RecA, translated to MATAELLKMTDKKTADKQKALDSALAQIERQFGKGSIMTLGGENKMPDIEATSTGSLGLDIALGIGGLPKGRIIEIYGPESSGKTTLTLHAIAEEQKKGGVCAFVDAEHALDPTYAKKLGVNLDELLISQPDTGEQALEIVDTLVRSGAVNMVIVDSVAALTPKSELEGDMGDSSVGVHARLMSQAMRKLTGSINRSGCMVIFINQIRMKIGVMFGSPETTTGGNALKFYASVRLDIRRIGAIKDRDEVVGNATRVKVVKNKVAPPFKQVEFDIMYGEGISKNGELLDLGVKAGVVEKSGAWFSYGDERIGQGRENSKLFLRENPSVALEIEDKIRAAHGLDFDLMDDDPTEDDDLVES